TAATTTTGAGGGCTTCTGCGTAAGCCAGAATCAACATCGCCTGATCATACAGCATCTTTTCGAAATGTGGCAATCTCCATTCATCATCAGTCGAGTAGCGGTGAAATCCGTCTCCCAGATGATCGTAAATACCTCCCAATCGCATCGAAATCAGGGTCTTTTCTGCCATTTCCAATGCCTTGGGATTTCCGGAATTAACGAAATAGTGAAGAAGGAATATCAAATTGTGGGGAGAAGGAAACTTTGGTGAAGAACCGAATCCTCCATGCACGGGATCGAATCTTTCGACGAACTGTGAAAAAGCAGTATCAAATACTTCCACCGGGATATCTGATGATTCGCTTCTGCCGGGCGTTTCATTTAACGCCTGTGTAATTTGGGCAGCGGAAGCGTTTATTTCGCTCCTTCGTTCTTTCCATAAAACGATTATTTTGTTCAGGAGATCGATAAGCCCGGTCTTGCCGTAGCGGGACTCTTTCGGGAAATAAGTACCGGCAAAAAATGGCTTTTTATCCGGTTGCAGAACCACCGTTAGAGGCCAGCCACCACTTCCGGCTATCATCTGACAGACTGCCATATATATTGAATCGATATCAGGTCTTTCTTCCCGGTCCACTTTGATGGAGATAAAACTGTCGTTTAATATCTTTGCCACTACCTCATCCTCAAACGACTCATGCTCCATTACATGGCACCAGTGGCAGGTGGAATATCCGATTGATAGAAAAACGGGTTTATCTTCTGTTTTCGCCTTTTCGAAGGCTTCATCACACCAGGGATACCAGTCAACCGGGTTGAAACGGTGTTGAAGCAAATATGGACTTTTCTCATTTGCAAGTCGATTGGTTTTCTTCTCTGTCATGCGCTATACTCTCCTGCTAAAAAATAGCATTGTGGCTGTCAATGCGTTATTTTCCTGCTGTTTTTGCTAGTGGTCCGTCTTTCCTGACCAGATGTTTAATACTCGACCAGGGGAATTTGATATCTGTAGGACCAAGTGCATAAGGACCCACTTCGTAAGGATTGAAAGTAAATGTTATCGCATCCTGGGAAATGCTAAAATTTTCATTCAGTTCAAATTTATCATTCTCAAACCAGTAGCCGTAGTCGGTAAGTGTCTGATTTGCCGGTATTTCCCTTTCTTTCCTGACTATCACCTCACCCAACCTGTTTAACTCGTCCTTTGCTCCGGGAATGAAAATTTGATCGAAGGTAATTTCCTCGCCTGTCTTCACCAGGAAGTTTAGTGCCCCCATAAAATAATTAGGGTGCGCTCCACCCATATACTCGTCATGTGAGAAATAGAAGGCCATGATCTCGTCCGAAATCATCACGGGCGTAATCTGAGTGGTGAAACTCCAGTTTCCAAAAAACCAGGCTGAATCCTCTTCCTCTGAAATAAAAGCAACCATTGAATTAAACTGCTCCATGAGACCTTCTCCCTCCTTTTGACCCATAGTAAGGTTGGATACATTCTCATTCATCTTTGTAGCACTAATAACGAAACCATCTTTCCCGGTAAATTCAGGGTAAGTAATTTTAAACACAAAAAGAGAATCTTTATTCCCATTTTTGCCATTATAAACTTTTTCGAATGTCTTCATCTCAAAAGTCACGGGTTGTGCACTAATGAGAATTGAAAAAACGATATAAAAAAGGAACGCTTGAGCTTTCATTTTTTTCCTCTACAGATTGAGAAATGATGAGTAAATTTTTATCCGGTTATCATAAGAAAGATTAAAACCGATGGCTGTTAAGAATTTCATG
This region of Bacteroidota bacterium genomic DNA includes:
- a CDS encoding DUF3298 and DUF4163 domain-containing protein; translation: MKAQAFLFYIVFSILISAQPVTFEMKTFEKVYNGKNGNKDSLFVFKITYPEFTGKDGFVISATKMNENVSNLTMGQKEGEGLMEQFNSMVAFISEEEDSAWFFGNWSFTTQITPVMISDEIMAFYFSHDEYMGGAHPNYFMGALNFLVKTGEEITFDQIFIPGAKDELNRLGEVIVRKEREIPANQTLTDYGYWFENDKFELNENFSISQDAITFTFNPYEVGPYALGPTDIKFPWSSIKHLVRKDGPLAKTAGK